One window of Triticum dicoccoides isolate Atlit2015 ecotype Zavitan chromosome 5A, WEW_v2.0, whole genome shotgun sequence genomic DNA carries:
- the LOC119302433 gene encoding cytochrome P450 90A4-like, translated as MDAGALQLAAAAVAIVVFAALVCRWFLVACAVGVRKQRPRLPPGSTGLPLIGETLRLISAYKTPNPEPFIDERVARHGGVFTTHIFGERTVFSADPAFNRLLLAAEGRAVSCSYPSSITTLLGAHSLLLKRGTAHKRLHSLTLTRLGRPASQPLLAHIERLVLATMRQWEPTATVRLLDEAKKITFNLTVKQLVSIEPGPWTESLRREYVKLIDGFFSIPFPFASFLPFTTYGQALKSRKKVAGALREVIRKRMEERGEENGVKEEMDGKREKKDMVEELLEAEGGSFSEEEMVDFCLSLLVAGYETTSVLMTVAVKFLTETPAALAQLKEEHENMTKMKGENQPLEWVDYKSMTFTQSVINETLRVANIIGGVFRRANTDIHFKGYTIPKGCKIFASFRAVHLNNEHYENARTFDPWRWQSNNKLQNEVGANLFTPFGGGPRLCPGYELARVVISVFLHHLVLRFSWEAAEEDRLVFFPTTRTLKGYPINLRRRSESV; from the exons ATGGACGCCGGCGCGCtccagctcgccgccgccgccgttgccatcGTCGTCTTCGCCGCGTTGGTATGCAGATGGTTCCTTGTGGCGTGCGCGGTCGGGGTCCGGAAGCAGAGACCGCGGCTCCCGCCGGGCAGCACGGGGCTGCCCCTGATCGGCGAGACGCTGCGGCTGATCTCTGCATACAAGACGCCCAACCCGGAGCCCTTCATTGACGAGCGCGTGGCGCGGCACGGGGgcgtcttcaccacccacatcttcggcGAGCgcaccgtcttctccgccgacccgGCCTTCaaccgcctcctcctcgccgccgaggGCCGCGCCGTGAGCTGCAGCTACCCTTCCTCCATCACCACGCTCCTCGGCGCGCACTCCCTGCTCCTCAAACGGGGCACCGCCCACAAGCGCCTCCACTCGCTCACCCTCACCCGCCTCGGGCGCCCCGCCTCGCAGCCCCTGCTCGCGCACATCGAGCGCCTCGTGCTCGCCACCATGCGCCAGTGGGAGCCCACCGCCACCGTGCGTCTCCTCGACGAGGCAAAGAAGATCACCTTCAACCTCACCGTCAAGCAGCTCGTCAGCATCGAGCCCGGGCCATGGACCGAGAGCCTCCGCCGCGAATACGTCAAGCTCATCGATGGCTTCTTCTCCATCCCCTTCCCTTTCGCCTCATTCCTCCCCTTCACCACCTACGGCCAGGCCCTCAAG TCGAGGAAGAAGGTGGCCGGAGCGTTGAGGGAGGTGATAAGGAAGAGGATGGAGGAGAGAGGAGAGGAGAATGGGGTCAAGGAGGAGATGGACGGAAAGAGGGAGAAGAAGGACATGGTGGAGGAGCTTCTTGAGGCGGAGGGTGGGAGCTTCTCGGAGGAGGAGATGGTGGACTTCTGCCTGTCCCTGCTTGTTGCTGGGTACGAGACCACCTCCGTCCTCATGACGGTGGCCGTCAAGTTCCTCACCGAGACGCCGGCGGCGCTGGCACAGCTCAAG GAAGAGCATGAAAATATGACAAAGATGAAAGGTGAAAATCAACCCCTAGAGTGGGTCGATTACAAGTCAATGACCTTCACCCAAAGT GTGATCAATGAGACACTTCGTGTGGCTAACATAATCGGTGGGGTATTCAGGCGAGCAAACACTGATATTCATTTTAAAG GTTACACTATCCCGAAGGGCTGCAAAATATTTGCTTCGTTCCGAGCTGTGCACCTCAACAATGAACACTATGAGAATGCCCGGACGTTTGATCCATGGAGATGGCAG AGCAACAACAAACTTCAGAACGAGGTAGGGGCCAACTTATTTACTCCCTTTGGCGGTGGACCTCGGTTGTGCCCTGGCTACGAGCTCGCTCGGGTTGTCATCTCTGTTTTCCTCCATCATCTTGTACTGCGCTTTAG CTGGGAAGCGGCTGAGGAAGATAGGCTCGTCTTCTTCCCCACCACTCGAACCCTCAAAGGATATCCGATCAATCTCAGGCGGCGATCGGAGTCTGTTTGA